The Pseudodesulfovibrio senegalensis genome contains the following window.
GAATTCATCTCGGTCTTGCCCTGCTGGCCTTGGGCATTGCCTTTTCCGGGCCGTACAAAATCGAGCGCGAAGTCATGCTGGCCAAGGGCGAAAGCGTGCAGGTGGGCGATTACACCATGACGTTCGTGGACTCCAAGCAGGACAGCACTCCGGAGCTGCGTGCCCGGCTTGTGGGGACTCTCAGGGTTTCACTCGGAGAAGAGGAAATCGGGGTTCTGTATCCGGAAAAGCGCATCTACCGCAATTTTCCGCGCCAGCAGTTTGCCGAGGTTTCGCTTATTCCCGGTTTGGGCGACGAGCTGTACGCCACGCTGCTGGGATTGGATGCGAGCGGCAAGTTGAGCTTCAAGATCAGCGTCAATCCGCTGGTGAACTGGATATGGATCGGTGGCACGCTCATGTGCCTGTTCGGGTTCCTGTTGCTCAGGCGTCATCGGCAGGAGGTGGTCTAGCCGCCATGTCCGGTGCTGACGACACTGTCCTGAACGTGCGCCGTTGCGCCAAGTTCTTCGGTTCCAAGCTGGTCTTCAAGGACGTGAGCTGTTCTCTGCGGGCCGGGGAGGTGCTGCTGGTGGCCGGGGCCAACGGCGCGGGCAAGTCCACGCTGGTCAAGATCATGGCCGGGCTGGCGCGGCCCTCTGCCGGAGACGTTTCCCTGAACCTGCCGGACGAACGGGTCGCCTATCTGGGACATTCCACTTTTTTGTATCCGGGCATGACCGCCCGCGCCAACCTGAGCTTCTGGGCCGGCATGTACGGCCTGAAGCCGACTGCGGATGAGCTGGACGCGGTGTTGCAGCGTGTCGGGCTGTTTCGGGCCGCAGAGGAAAAGGCCGGAGGGTTTTCCCGGGGCATGGCCCAGCGTCTGAATTTGGCACGTGTGTATCTGGTGCGACCGTCGCTGGTGTTTCTGGACGAACCCGGCACCGGGCTGGACGTGCGCTCGCTCTCCATGTTGCGTGACGAGATTGTCGCGTATCGGGAGCAGGGCGTTTCCATTGTCTGGATTAGTCACCATTTGGGCGAAGACGTGGCCATGGCCGACACCGTGCTCTGTCTAGCCAAAAAGCGCGTTGACTACTACGGCCCCGCAACGGATTTCGATGCCGGGAGGCTGTTGTGTTGAGACGTGCGCGGCTGGTGGCCGCCAAGGATCTGGCTCTGTCCGTTTCCGGCGGTCAGGGGCTGGTGCAGGCCGTGCTGCTGGGACTGTTGCTGATTTTTCTGTTCAGCCTGTCCAAACCGTTGGGCGGGACCATTTCCCCGCAGGCGGCCGGGGCCATCTTCTGGCTGTCGTCCGCGTTCGGGCTGGTGCTGATCTTCAACGACCTGTTCAGTCTCGAAGAGGCCAACGGCGCACGCATGGGGCTGTTGTCGTCTCCGGTTCCGGTGCACGCGGTCTGGCTGGGCAAGGGCGTGGCCGGTTTGGGCCTGCTTTTGGTAACCCAGCTCGTTTTCCTGCCCGCCACCATTGCGTTTCTCGGACAA
Protein-coding sequences here:
- a CDS encoding ABC transporter ATP-binding protein gives rise to the protein MSGADDTVLNVRRCAKFFGSKLVFKDVSCSLRAGEVLLVAGANGAGKSTLVKIMAGLARPSAGDVSLNLPDERVAYLGHSTFLYPGMTARANLSFWAGMYGLKPTADELDAVLQRVGLFRAAEEKAGGFSRGMAQRLNLARVYLVRPSLVFLDEPGTGLDVRSLSMLRDEIVAYREQGVSIVWISHHLGEDVAMADTVLCLAKKRVDYYGPATDFDAGRLLC
- a CDS encoding heme exporter protein CcmB — protein: MLRRARLVAAKDLALSVSGGQGLVQAVLLGLLLIFLFSLSKPLGGTISPQAAGAIFWLSSAFGLVLIFNDLFSLEEANGARMGLLSSPVPVHAVWLGKGVAGLGLLLVTQLVFLPATIAFLGQSVNGSLWLLLGTLLAADLGLVVLGALLGALSQGQGARESLLSVIVFPLLLPVLLAGITLFGMVFSGEDASGAGRWLGVIGAFDGVFSGAGLILFPFVYGGEE